The window acaaccattcatggaatatttgaaatatgataaattacCAGGGGACAAATCAGAAAGTCTTCAAATAAAGCGAAGAGCTCTAAGATTTACCCTCGTTAATGAAACGTTGTACCGCAGATCATATGATGAGCAACTCTTGCGATGTctttcatatgaagaagcaaaagaagtcatgcatgatgTACACTCTGGGATATGCGGTGCACAccaatccggacccaagatgcgacttAAGATTAAGCGCATGGGATATTATTGGCCAACCATGGTCAGAGATTGCATTGAATATGCCAAAAAATGCCATCTATGTAAAATTCATggggattttattcatcaacatccgaaTCCCTTACATCCAACAATTTCTTCATGGCcttttgagatatggggaacaTATGTTATTGGCCCTATCGAGCCTCCATCATCATCCgggcatcgattcatattggctGCAACAGACTATTTCTCCAGATGGGCAGAGGCTATTCCTTTAAGAGAAGTAAAGACtaaaaaacatcataaaaatTCTTCAGAGAAAATATCCTATAcagatttggaactccaagaagaattatctcGGATAATGGTCCCCGCTTTCAAAAAGCTTTTAAAATTGGGAGATTTgcaaaaacatcacaaaaataGACCGGAggtatacctccatctataatgcGAGAGCAAATGGGTTAGTGTAAGCATTTAACAAAAACTCTCTCAAAAATTGCTAAAGAAGGTCgtgtctaaaaaaataaaaatgattggcatgaaagacttccTGAGATGCTATGGGCCCTATCGTACTCACATATAGGACCCCAACACAGTGCACACCATACTCTTTAGTATTTAGAACTGAAGCAGTCCTACCCCTGGAAATTCAAATACCCTCATTAAGGATGGTGTTGcagaatgaaatatcaaatgaGGATAATGTTCGACTTCGCCTAGACGAGttagactctcttgatgaaaaaaggaTAGAAGTACAGCAAAATCTTGAAGTTTACAAAGcaaaaatgtctcaagcatatAATAAGCTTGCCATATTCCATACATTTACAAAGGAAGAAATGGTTCTTGTCCTCAGAAGAcctatcatcaccaacaagcgggctgggggcaaattcaaagcaaattgggaaggtccATATGTCGTGGAGATCGTCTACGAAGGAGGCACATACCAACTCATTGATGACAAAGGAGAAAGACCCATGCCACCTATTAATGGTCATTTTCTAAAGAAGTACTATGTATAATGTAGAATGTTTGTCCATGACGGAACGTCTGGTcccttaaaataataaaaaaaaaggtagacCGGTCATGTACGATTGTGCATACTTCTTGAGGCAACATTAACTTTTATGTACTTTTGTCTATGATGAAATACATGCCATGTTATCCTAAAGTTTCATTTTCGTGAATCAAAAATATGTTTGGCCATGACATACAAAAAGTTTTGaagttcctacttctctcactcaatctcactaaaatttcttcgtgagagaagtatgaaggaggcatttgtttatatatatatatatataataaataaattaaatgtatttcctaatttaaacaaaatattcaaaatattcaaatctcaagaccagccgagagcacagatctcaaggctgtctaaaatacacaaatctcaggaccagtcgagagcatCAATCTAAAGAGGGTCtgaaatactcaaatctcaggatcaaccgagagcaccgatctcgaggcgatctaaaatatccaaaatacacaagtcTCAAGACCAGCCATGAGCATCGATCTcgaggcagtctaaaatacccaaatcccagatcagccgagagcaccgatctcgaggtgatctaaaatatccaaaatattcaaaatacatagATTTCAAGACCAgctaagagcacagatctcaaggcagtcTAAAATGCTCAAATCCCTGGACTAGcctagagcaccgatctcgaggcaatccaaaagattcaaaatacacaaatctcaggaccagtcgagagcgctgatctcaagacggtctaaaatactcaaatctcaggatcagctgagagcaccgatctcgaggcgatccaaaatatccaaaatacataagtctcaagaccagccaagagcatcgatctcgaggcagtctaaaatacccaaatcccatatcagccgagagcaccgatctcgaagcgatccaaaatatccaaaatattcaaaatacacagaTATCAAGACCAGCTAAGAGCACAGATCTaaaggcggtctaaaatactcaaatctctgGATCAGCTAAAGTACCGATCTCGAAGTGAtcctaaatattcaaattccaAGAGTAgacgagagcacagatctcaaggcgatttCAAATCCATAAATTTCAAGCTCAGCTGAGAGCACTGATCTTGaagcaaattaaaatatatatatatatatatatatatatatataataaatataataataatgagatatacatgatatgaataaaaaaattaataataataataataaattaaaaaaaattaaaaaaaaattaattttaaaataataataataataaataataataataacaataataattaaaaacattaaattaaaaaaaattattaaaaaaataaaataaaaataaataaaaataaataaataataaaaaaaagtattaaatagatatatatatatagataaactaatgataataataataataataataaaataaataatacaaataatatatataatattgataaagataaaaaaatcagataaagataataaataaataaataaatatccaaatcagataaaaaataataataataataataaaatcaaataaaaataaaatatataaatatatataaatatataaatcaaaggaagataaaataaatacataaatataataaattaaaatcataatatataaatataataaattaaactaaaataaaatacgataaaaaaaaatacgataaaaaataataataataataaaaaagggggAACGTGGGGCGTCAGGCGTAGTTACCCCACGatcatcaaaaattaaaatgaaatatttaatatgtaatatatatatatatatataataaataaataataaacaaataaaagagaatgtGCTTGTCGTGGTCTTCATGCTCATGCGGCCATGCAGCAACCGCTCCACGTCTCTCCACCACGATCAGTGTAACCGCTAATGTCATTATCCTTGTCTTGGTCGCCGCTAATGTCATTATCCTTTGCTTGCTGCTGTGCCCTTGACGAGGAGCCCGTGGAAGACGAAGGAGCCTGAAAACTGGAAGAAGTTGTGAAGGCGAAAGAAGACAGAAGGAACCGACAAGAAGacttaagaagaagaagccaaaaaaaaaaaaaaaaggaaattgttTTCATCGTTGCTACTACATGATGCCTTCATTGCTGCTTGAAACCATCACTGCCTTCTATTGTTGCTGTCGCCCACCACTACCGCTACCAGTGCTGGAGGAGGGCCAAGGGCTTTACTTTGCATTGCAAGAGGTTCGTGATGAAGGGCACTCGTGCTCCATTTTGTTCTCGCCATAAATGCCTCCCTCATGAGGTATGGAGAGAAGGCGTAAAAAGGTAGCGGCTTTGGAGGACTGGGCTCGCCCAAAATGCAAGGATGTTTGTAGTTGTAACATCGCTATGGAGAGAAGGCGGAAAAGGTAGCGGCTTTGGAGGACCGGGCCTGCCCAAAATGCAAGGATGTTTGCAGTTGTAACATCGCTATGGAGAGAAGGCGGAAAAGGTAGCAGCTTTGGAGGACCGGACTCGCCCAAAATGCAAGGATGTTTGCAGCTGTAACATCGCTAAGATGATGGAGTCAAAGatgaaaaatttttgcaaaaagaaaaagaggagaagttTGAAGGCATTATGTCCAACAGAATAGGCAAGGGAAATGCTGAAAAGAATTCACACCAAGAGGCAATGTTGCTACATTTTGCTATGGAGaatgattgttttgataaaaatggaaGTTCGGATATGATAGAAAACAACTATAATGGTAATCAAAGCCCAGAGAAATGTTCTTCTTCCTCGTGGTACTGCATTAACAATGGTCACAGACTCTGGAGACTACGGACCTGCGGTTCCCAGGGATACTCAACGTCACTGGTCAAAGGTTAAGGCAAGTGGAGCTTGGCATATCACCCAGGATCCATGGATGATTCAGAGCTGGAAGCTATAAGACAAAGAAAAATGCAAGAGTTGATGGGCCAACAAGAAGATGCAAAAATGAAAGCAAAAGAACGGAGACAGCTGATgctaaatcatattttatttgctCAAGCGAGAGAAAGACTTGCTCAAATTGCTTTGGTGAAAGCTGATAAAGCAAAAGAAGTAGATGATGTTGTCCTTAGGGCTGCTCAAATGGGGCAGATAACTGAGAAGGTATCTGAAGAGAAGTTTATATCACTCCTCAAGCAGATCAATGACCAAACTAGCAAACAGACCAAAGTCACAATTCAAAGGCGTCGGAATGCTCTTGACGATGATGACTAGGAAGCCATGGTTTAAGATCTTGATGTGTGATTATCAGGATAGTGGTACATGCGTGTACTGTTTCTTCAACTTTGAACTTTGGCACTATTGTTGGTCTATGTGGCATTACTtgcttttgtaaataaataaataaaaagaaaaaaaatgaaagtgagaACCATGCTATGGGCTTATGCTATGCATGCACTCACGtgaattaaactttttttaaaagggcCGGGCCCACcatgaagaaatatatatgggaatagttaatatatatatatatatatgaatgcatGCAAGCACGTAAATCCTCACCAAACCTTTGAAAAGCCTATTAATCAAAGAGTAAGAAAAGGAAGATGGACGCTTGGCTGTTTCTCACTAGTTGGAACTTGAAACCATTTACAAAGTATCCTTTGTAGCATTGTACTCTACGAGCCGGGCCATAAGAAATCTCAATAAGACGATCATAAATTTCATCTCTATGAATTTGAACTTATTGTAGCGCAATGTAAAAATTAGTGCGTAAGcattaacatataaaatatattacctTTATTAAATTCACAATTTGAACTTACATAATTTTTGAACCATTGTGCAAATCTTGTATTTCGCACTTTCTCTAGTTCAACTTCTCTTATATTTGGAGAATCTCCTTTAACCATTTCATCAAAGATGCTATCATTATGAAAGGATTAATGTTAGCTTAATTATAGTATAAACCATAGGAAGAACACTCACACATAAAGCTTACTCAATGTAGGGGGTGACCTTCGTGCAATTCATTATAACATATAATTCCGCAGCATAGTACTCATCATCTTTTAGATATTGAAATAATGGCTTAGCACTGAGAAATCGTCCGGGATGTGTGAAAATTGATAGACGTCCCATTGGTTCCGtatcaccaccatcatcattacgTGGAACCTGATTCAAGTTTGTTTCCACATTGGGTTCAAAATATAATgagcaaaataatgaaatttcttCAATAACATATGCCTCACAAATGGATCCCTCAACACATGCCAAAATTTTCACCTTCTTCTTTATATGATgcaaaaatctgaaaattatatataataaaaccaCTTTAGCATTAATAGGAGCCATATATTAAATGAATGTCAAGTACATGCTATACCCTAAAGATAGAAGAGTATATTACCTCTCAAATGGATACATCCAGCGATATTGTATAGGCACACCCACCTTAGCCTCATATGGTAGTGTATTGGTTCATGTTCCATGCTATCAAAAAACCCCGGAGGAAAGAATTTTTCCATCTTACAAATTGTTTCAATGATATTTCCTTCCAATAATATCATATGATCGATGCGGATTTCAGTTGAACAAATATCTCTAAAGAAATGAGATAGTTCAGTAATCACATCCCAAATTGAATTGGGCAGAAGATCTCAAAATGTAATCGGAAGAAAACGTTGCATGAATACATGACAATCATGACTTTTCATCCCATATAATTGGCTTTGGGCCTCATTTACATATTGTGCTATGTTTGATGCAAAACCATCAGGAAGTCTCAACTGTTTCACCCATGCACATACGCATTTCTTTTGCTCTTTACTCAAGCAATAAGATGCCTTAGGTTTGAAAGTCCATCCATTACTTTCAATCAAATGCAATTGTGGTCGTCTACAATACAACTCCAAATCCTTTCGTGCCTTGATGTTGTCCTTGGTTTTTCCTTTGACATCCATTACTGTgttgaaaatattatcaaaaacattTCGCTCAATATGCATGACATCCAAATTGTGGCGAATAAGATTGGTATGGCAATATGTCAACTCCCAAAAAatacttttcttcacccaatgaTGGTTGTCTCCATAGCCTGGAACACTTTCAGTACTGACATTGTTGCCATATGTAATATTAGGAAGAGAATTAATTCTCATCAATATTTCTTCCCCTGAATATCGAGGAATCAGAGCATCACGCTCCACTCCATTGCTGAACTTATCTCTTTGCTTCTTGAACGGATGATCTGAAGGTAAGAATCAACGATGACAGTTAAAAAAACATAGCTTCCTACCATGATTTAGTATAAAAGACTTTGTATGTTCCATGCAGTATGGACAAGATAATCTTCCATGAGTGCTCCACCCAGACAAGATCCCATAGGCGtgaaaatcattaattgtccaTACTAATGCAGCACGTAACGTAAAATTTTGTTTCCTATATGCATCATACGTCATACAACCATCACTCCACAAATGTTTCAAGTCATCTATTAGGGGTCgtaaaaaaacatcaatattttgatttggatttccaGGAATGACCATACCAAGGAATATGTACGGTTTtttcatgcacatccatggTGGTCAGTTGTACACACTAAGCATTACTGGCCATACAGAATATGGTTTTGAAGCTGGGCCAAATGGATTGAAACCATCAGCACACAAACCCAAGCTGGACATTTCGAGGTTCCATAGCAAATGATTCATGTGTGAGATTGAAGTGTTGCCAAGCCTCACCATCAATTGGATGTCAAAGCACTCCATCATTACTTTTGTTATATGCATGCCAAGTCATGTGTTCAGCAATTTTGGTAGACATATAAAGCCTTTGAAGCCTTGGTATAAGTGGAAAGTAACGCAGAATCTTAAAAGGAATCCTTTTTTGTCTTCTGCCACTTGACTTACTTGGCTTATATCGGGGATGTCCGCATATTGAGCAATATTCTAACTCAAGTGTTTATCTATAAAAACAACATGCTATTTTTCGGGCATACATGAATTTGGACATAACCAAGTCCAAGTTTTGTCAGTCTCTTCTTCATTCTATAAAATTCTTCTGGTAAACATTCATCTGGTGGCAACATGCTCTTTACAACTTTTATGAGACGATTAAAACTTGACTCACTCATGTTAAATTCAGTCTTATAATTTAAAAGTTGAGAGACAGCTGATAACTTTGTATGGTTTACACATCCAGACCACAACGGTTCATTCTACCCTCGGTTCATTACCTTGATGagcatcaaaatcaaaactccCCATTGCAACATCCATAACCATCCTCgcatataaattttcatattttccttGACATATTGGCTCATCGTCAGCCCTGCTATGTGATGACTCTCCAGTCGGTTGTTCTCCATGTAAAATCCAAGTAGTATAACCATAACTGAAGCCTTTAAGAAAAAGGTACTTGCAGACATTGTCAGAAATTtgccatttattattttgacaaccaACACAAGGACATCTAATTTTATTCCCACGGACGAAATCATGTTGagaaaatgcaaaagaaataaaacccTCAGCTCCATTGAAATAGTTAGGCTTAATGAACCCATCATGGAGTCTCGAATACATCCAAGAACGGTCTCTATCCATTTCGCAACTCTATTAGTATCATAATAAATTTGGTAAGTTCAAGCCACTCAAACAAAAGTAGATTACTCTattaaaaatggagaaaaatattctaacgtaattttcccttaaccaaaaaaaaaacaataatgcgTAATTCTTTAAGATATATCATCATCCTAATtatattctattatatttcttttttattaacttaaatgATATGTTTTACTAAAATAAAGCCACattcatgcacaaaaaaaaagaagcaaattgtAATGCTTAGTACTATTATATGAACTTTGATTACTATTTTAACAATAAGGATTCATTTgttaaataactataataaattaattccaATTCTCACACAAATTTCAATAAAAGGACAAATAGCATGAATGAATCAACTCACTAAATTCCAATTTATTACATTAGATGTCAATTTTTAAAGAGACAAATATGACTATAAAGTTatagaaaaaccaaaattagCATGAATCAACTCACTCAATAATTCTTCAGAATTTGATATTGCTTGCAATCTTCTCTCAGTACctttattgtaaaaataatatgaatacaataattaataataatcatgagttaggatatatatatatatatatattaataaaatacacatGGACCCACACAGACATGCATATGCCATTAACAACttagcacacacacacacaagaaaatatatgtttatagaGATGTGTGTTGTATGACATGATAGCTTGAGATGATACAATCTCTTGTAATAATATATGGAAAAACCAAAACTTTATAAAGCATTCAATTGAAAATCATCTGTAGAACATCAAAtaggaacaagaagaaaatcTTATAGatagaattaaagaaattaGTGAATCAAATCCATTTCCTTTGCATCTCACATGAAACAAAATACATCAGTTTTGGCAAATATTCATAATAATGCCTCATCATTAGAAACCAGAATTTCATATAAggtcaaccattttttttttaacaattatttttaagcatataacaataatttataaataaatctagCAAAATCCAAGGTTTGGCAGAcgcataaaacaaaatatttggaAGCAGAAACAGAGGCCTATTTGAATGTGGTGTGAAGATTCAAAATATGCTcttaattatttagttaattCAAACCCCAAATCAGCAAAAATATGTATGGTAATAGGATAAAAAACCACATGATGCCCCATAAAATATCAGGTAATCAGCTGAATATGTTTTCACCAACTATACAAAGAATTTGTTGCTCGTCATTCATATTCTCTAACAATCTTTATAGTTTCAAATGTGcatctttttctttaaaaaaatatataaatgaacaatttatattaaacaaatcatttagtattaattagttaataattAGATAACTCAACTGTATGATATAATTCATTAAGAGCTTTGAGAGGTAGGAATAAATCAAATCTGCTATAAAGTATGTTTTcatcaacaataaaaagaacATGAAACAACCTTCCAACTCAACCACACAGCCTTGCAAGAGTACACTAATCTCATagttaaataattgaattaattttttttcacatgtacaGATGATAACAACATCACTATCACAACATAAGTGGATccacaatatttttaatttagaaaacttAATtggaaaaaaccaaaaactacaTGGCTTTGTTCAgataaataatctttaatattaaaataataagattaCGAAATTCCATTGACACGTTCAAATGATAATAACTTCAACATCGCCATTTTATTGGTAGAtctagaataatttttttttttctcaaaaactaCAATTTCTAAAGAAATGGGTTAAGAAAAATATCACTAATAAAAACAGCTTTGAAATTGGTGATATGTAGAGCTTGGTGATAAAATTATGTGACTGAAATACATTAGTGCTATATAtccaatttctttcttttctgcTCAACAGACACATccaataaaagtaaaattttctttccattttatattcttttcattaagttaaatgaacttaaataaaatccaaataaaagGATGAGttttaacataataaatgaAAGCACTAGATAATTCAGAGAGCATAACGAAGAAACACAATTTCAGTTGCCACCACATTCAAATAGGAAATATGTTTATCAAACCACATAAACCAAGTCAAACTTCAATCAAGAACATCATAATTCACAGACCTTGATCAAATTTTCTCGAGTTCACATCAACACTGATAATTCTCAAAGCCCCTGAGATCCTCGCCCCTTCGGCCGCCTATTTGTTAATCATCATCAATATCATTAGATACATATAATCTTATATGCTTGTATTATATTAAGCTAGTTTGAATTATATCATTGAAAGACAGCTCACCGCAAGTCCTACAGCTCCAAGGCCGAAAACAGCAATTGATGATCCCTTTGCTGGTTTTGCTACATTCAAAACAGCACCAAGAccttcaaagaaaacaaagaacttGAGCAACAATGACATGCATCAGTTAATGAATGGAAACATGAACCAAGAGTTTTTCACCTGATGAAATGCTACAACCAAGAATGCAAACTTTATCAAGGTTTGCTAATTGAGAAATCCCTAGATAGAGTGAAGCAAAGTGAATCAAAGACAGGAGACCATGAAATAGGATTTGGGGATTTGGAGATACTCACGGCTGGCGTTGATCTTCAATGCTTTTCCCTCGTGAACCAGCCAAAGGAGCAATGGTTTTGTGAGCTCTTGCTTCCCTCACAAACACTCTAATAAGCCTTGCAACACAAACACTCTCAAACTGCAAGCCAGAAAAGATGATCAGAAACCAAAACCAAGATCAACAACAAAAACGAAATGAGAATAGAGGAATACCTGAAGATGAAAATATGCCGGGTTGCTTCCAAATCACAGAGTAGAGCATGAAGAACAATATGTGACGGGATCTGGCGGCGGTGGCATCGGCGGAGATGAGGACCGGCGGTGGCAAGGAGGAGGATCTTGCGGTTgtgagaaggaagaaggaaagaagccaagtttttttacaatgaaggatgaagagaggaagaagggaAAGGCTAGGTTTTCTTACACAATGAACAATCTCCACCATTGATCATAATGATCAATGGTGGAGATTAATCCAagctaataatttaatataaaatatatattttaaatgttcaCTTCTAATCtctacttaaaaatattacaaatatttataattaaaatataaatttaacattaatcatataaattaactattattctttatttcattatcacaaaattatttaaaagtattttcttgataataacttatatagataattatttttaacataaatcaaaattaatataaataattttagataatAAGGTCTATTAACATACCGACTGAATTCCGTCGGTAAACCAACGTTGGTCATTGTAATATCATGAAGATATACAGATGGAATTTCATCGGTCATAACATAAAGATATCCGTtggtaattttatttgtgaacAACTTAAAATGGAGCGTAACATATTGACAGAACTCCGTCGGTATACTATTGTTggtaatattataatttattaccaacggaattctatCGCTATTGATACGTCGGTAATTACAAGAAACTTATACCGAcgcaattccgttggtaataacaTTGACATATTCGCCGGTAAACCTTCAACCCTAAAAATTTAGCATGAACCTTACATTACCAACGAATCTCCGTCGGTTATATTACGTCggtaatattattaaattaaaccaaCAGAATTCCGtcactattaataaaaaatgtcTGTCAGTATTCTTTGGCGCCAAGGGAAAAATATGGCAGGTAAATTAGCAACCGAAATCTGTCGGTGTCGTCATTGGTAATATGGTCACTATTATAAATTGAAACCATATAAAACTCCATCGATATTTTGTCGGTAATCTACCTGGTTTCCGTCGATAAAAGAAATATTCCCAACAGAAAGGAATCCGTTGGAAAAACTCCGTCAGTATTGaactattttcttgtagtgatagaactctaaaatttattattatcagaGATGTTACTTTTGATGAGTCTGCTATGTTTAGCCAGAGGGAGGAGCTTGATAATTTTGCAGGTAATAAAGATCAGGGTGCTAACCAGAAGGTGGAGTTTGAAATTGAAGCTCAAAAAGGAAtagaagaaactcttgaatcATAAAGTAAAGCAGCAAGGAGACCAAGAAGGGAAATTAGAAAGTATTTGAGGTATGCCGATTGTgttaatattattgatattgACTCTATTGCTTATGCCTTGGCA is drawn from Dioscorea cayenensis subsp. rotundata cultivar TDr96_F1 unplaced genomic scaffold, TDr96_F1_v2_PseudoChromosome.rev07_lg8_w22 25.fasta BLBR01002079.1, whole genome shotgun sequence and contains these coding sequences:
- the LOC120257390 gene encoding DNA-binding protein DDB_G0278111-like; amino-acid sequence: MDDSELEAIRQRKMQELMGQQEDAKMKAKERRQLMLNHILFAQARERLAQIALVKADKAKEVDDVVLRAAQMGQITEKVSEEKFISLLKQINDQTSKQTKVTIQRRRNALDDDD